One part of the Gossypium raimondii isolate GPD5lz chromosome 1, ASM2569854v1, whole genome shotgun sequence genome encodes these proteins:
- the LOC105786582 gene encoding 40S ribosomal protein S4, with product MARGLKKHLKRLNAPRHWMLDKLGGAFAPKPSSGPHKSRECLPLILILRNRLKYALTYREVIAILMQRHVMVDGKVRTDKTYPAGFMDVVSIPKTNEDFRLLYDTKGRFCLHAITGDETKFKLCKVRSVQFGQKGIPYLNTYDGRTIRYPDPLIKANDTIKLDLESNKIVDFIKFDVGNVVMVTGGRNRGRVGVIKNREKHKGSFETIHVQDAAGHEFATRLGNVFTIGKGTKPWVSLPKRKGIKLSIIEEARKRLAAQNAA from the exons ATG GCTAGAGGGTTGAAGAAACATTTGAAGAGGCTCAATGCCCCTAGGCATTGGATGCTTGACAAGCTTGGTGGTGCTTTT GCACCCAAGCCATCATCTGGTCCTCACAAGTCTAGGGAATGCTTGCCATTGATCCTCATTCTGCGAAACAGATTGAAATATGCTCTGACCTATAGAGAAGTCATTGCTATTCTCATGCAGAGGCATGTTATGGTAGATGGGAAGGTTAGAACTGATAAGACCTACCCTGCTGGTTTCATGG ATGTTGTTTCGATTCCTAAAACAAACGAGGACTTCCGTCTTCTTTACGACACTAAAGGACGTTTCTGTCTCCATGCTATCACTGGCGATGAAACCAAG TTTAAGCTTTGCAAGGTTCGATCCGTCCAATTTGGCCAGAAGGGCATTCCATACCTGAACACATATGACGGGCGTACTATTCGCTACCCAGACCCCTTGATCAAGGCAAATGACACCATTAAGCTGGACCTTGAGAGCAACAAGATTGTCGATTTCATCAAGTTTGACGTTGGGAATGTTGTCATGGTCACCGGAGGAAGGAACAGAGGTCGTGTTGGAGTAATTAAAAACAGGGAGAAGCATAAGGGTAGCTTTGAGACCATTCATGTTCAAGATGCTGCTGGGCACGAATTTGCAACTCGTCTTGGTAATGTCTTCACAATTGGAAAAGGAACGAAGCCATGGGTGTCGCTTCCCAAGCGCAAAGGTATCAAGTTATCCATCATCGAGGAAGCTCGGAAGAGGCTTGCAGCCCAAAATGCAGCTTGA
- the LOC105786581 gene encoding protein TIC 56, chloroplastic encodes MASIKFDAFESWFRKPQNPIQPINLLSLTQSFLPTTSSNSPNFASISSSGFFSRKPKKPGLDSDKPGPYKQMVDQFFWECENLPDYRHTPEVENFLNEDPFFENKENPTEDELKENEKWWQDFRASPVVQFLARAEEIADEINRIELKENEEPFRKEDKKLWQAVPHVIGLDGRPMPRKAIKTREESDDKFWDFTKQFFFGLWGFRQRPYPPGRPIDVAQAIGYKRLEKRYYDFIMRSGGWYYKDRLGRTRGPCELITLKTAWGGGIIDKHTFIWGEDMDEWAPIHMVYGLEPAIATWEVRLGAAATAFLHKLQKGIPPWVPLKGHEEKTYKQLQEEAIESKRRDLAVLKANDGIWPGVRIPSHALFLWASGSEMTTLLESDHMPNKYISKDLRRKLAKVIPGLRPWEVLSVEQAMDDITYSGEWYREPLGTYTTGPPYIRHWNKDVKRIFRIFYNLSHQVYNKLERTIPGFNAIMEKVQADANARETRRKEKREAQKKVKDAAIYNPR; translated from the exons ATGGCTTCAATCAAATTCGATGCCTTCGAAAGCTGGTTCAGGAAACCTCAAAACCCAATCCAACCCATCAACCTTCTCTCACTCACTCAATCATTCCTCCCCACAACATCCTCAAACTCTCCGAATTTCGCTTCTATAAGCTCTTCTGGTTTCTTCAGCAGAAAACCCAAGAAACCCGGCCTGGATTCGGACAAGCCCGGGCCTTACAAGCAGATGGTGGACCAGTTCTTTTGGGAATGTGAGAACCTCCCAGATTACAGACACACGCCTGAAGTCGAAAATTTTTTGAACGAAGACCCCTTTTTCGAGAACAAAGAGAACCCAACCGAGGATGAACTTAAAGAGAATGAAAAGTGGTGGCAAGACTTTAGAGCAAGTCCTGTGGTTCAGTTTTTGGCAAGAGCTGAGGAAATTGCTGACGAAATCAATAGGATAGAgcttaaagaaaatgaagaaccgTTTAGAAAGGAAGATAAGAAGCTGTGGCAAGCGGTTCCGCATGTGATTGGTTTGGACGGCCGGCCTATGCCTCGAAAAGCTATCAAAACCAGGGAAGAGAGTGATGATAAGTTCTGGGATTTCACTAAGCAGTTCTTTTTTGGTCTCTGGGGTTTTCGCCAGAGGCCTTATCCACCAGGTCGACCCATTGATGTTGCTCAAGCTATTGGGTATAAGCGGCTCGAGAAACGTTACTATGACT TTATCATGAGGAGTGGAGGCTGGTACTACAAAGATCGTTTGGGTCGTACCCGAGGTCCTTGTGAGTTAATAACCCTGAAAACAGCTTGGGGTGGTGGGATTATTGATAAACACACTTTTATTTGGGGAGAGGACATGGATGAATGGGCACCAATTCATATGGTTTATGGCCTGGAACCTGCAATAGCCACTTGGGAAG TTAGGCTTGGTGCGGCAGCAACAGCtttccttcataaacttcagaAGGGTATACCTCCCTGGGTTCCCCTTAAAGGGCATGAGGAGAAAACTTATAAACAGCTTCAAGAAGAAGCAATAGAGAGCAAAAGACGTGACTTGGCTGTCCTCAAAGCTAATGATGGCATATGGCCCGGAGTTAGAATTCCTAGCCATGCTCTATTTCTTTGGGCTAGCGGCTCTGAAATGACAACTCTTTTGGAATCTGATCATATGCCAAACAAATACATTTCAAAAGATCTTCG GCGCAAATTGGCCAAAGTTATCCCCGGATTAAGGCCGTGGGAGGTTTTAAGTGTTGAGCAAGCCATGGATGATATCACATATAGTGGAGAGTGGTATCGTGAACCTCTTGGTACCTACACAACCGGTCCCCCTTACATTAGACATTGGAACAAGGATGTCAAG AGAATATTCCGAATCTTTTATAACCTTAGCCACCAAGTGTATAACAAATTGGAGAGGACAATTCCCGGTTTCAACGCAATAATGGAGAAAGTGCAGGCTGATGCTAATGCAAGGGAGACGAGACGGAAGGAGAAAAGGGAAGCACAAAAGAAAGTCAAGGATGCAGCCATATATAATCCAAGATAA